A portion of the Canis aureus isolate CA01 chromosome 32, VMU_Caureus_v.1.0, whole genome shotgun sequence genome contains these proteins:
- the DUOXA1 gene encoding dual oxidase maturation factor 1: MATLGHTFPFYTGHKPIFPMDTTLAVIIAIFLTALVTFIIILPGIRGKMRLFWLLRVVTSLFIGAVILAVNFSSEWFVGQVSTNTSYKAFSSEWIRADVGLQVGLGGVNITLTGTPVQQLNETINYNEEFTWRLGENYAEEYAKGLEKGLPDPVLYLAEKFTPNSPCGLHGQYRLAGHYTSAMLWVAFLCWLLANVMLSMPVLVYGGHMLLATGIFQMLGLLFFSTATSLTPSCPLRLGTASLHTHHGPAFWITLTTGLLCVLLGLAMAVAHRIHPQRLKAFFNQSTGEDPALEWNPEEGGLLSPRYRSTAESPEPQDIPLSEASSEACCKEKHPTEPDCAL; encoded by the exons ATGGCTACTCTGGGACACACTTTCCCCTTCTATACTGGTCACAAGCCAATCTTCCCAATGGACACCACCTTGGCCGTCATCATTGCCATCTTTCTGACTGCACTGGTCACCTTCATCATCATCCTGCCTGGCATTCGAGGCAAGATG AGGCTGTTCTGGCTGCTGCGGGTGGTGACCAGCTTATTCATCGGGGCTGTGATCCTGG CTGTGAATTTCAGTTCGGAGTGGTTCGTGGGCCAGGTCAGCACCAACACATCATACAAAGCCTTCAGTTCTGAATGGATCCGCGCAGATGTTGGGCTCCAGGTTGGTCTGGGAGGAGTCAACATTACACTCACAG GAACCCCAGTGCAGCAGCTGAATGAGACCATCAATTACAACGAGGAGTTCACCTGGCGCCTGGGTGAAAACTATGCTGAGGAGTATGCAAAGGGACTGGAGAAGGGGCTACCAGACCCTGTGCTCTACCTCGCTGAGAAGTTCACCCCCAACAGCCCGTGTGGTCTGCATGGCCAGTACCGCCTGGCAGGACACTACACCTCAGCCATGCTCTG GGTGGCATTCCTCTGCTGGCTGCTGGCCAATGTGATGCTGTCCATGCCTGTGCTGGTCTACGGTGGCCACATGCTGCTGGCCACAGGCATCTTCCAGATGCTGGGACTGCTCTTCTTTTCCACCGCCACATCACTCACACCATCCTGTCCCCTGCGCCTGGGCACTGCTTCGCTGCACACTCACCATGGGCCTGCCTTCTGGATCACACTGACCACAG GACTACTTTGTGTGCTGCTTGGCCTGGCCATGGCAGTGGCCCACAGGATACATCCCCAAAGGCTGaaggctttcttcaaccagagtacGGGGGAGGATCCTGCACTGGAGTGGAATCCCGAGGAAGGGGGACTCCTGAGCCCCCGATACCGGTCCACAGCTGAGAGTCCTGAGCCCCAGGACATTCCTCTGTCAGAGGCTTCCTCTGAGGCATGCTGTAAGGAGAAGCATCCCACAGAGCCTGACTGTGCCCTATAA
- the DUOXA2 gene encoding dual oxidase maturation factor 2 isoform X2, translating into MTLWNGELSFYPQPRHAPGFSVPLLIVILVFLALAASFLLILPGIRGHSRWFWLVRVLLSLFIGAEIVAVNFSAQWSVGGINTNTSYKAFSAARVSAHVGLHIGLEGINITLTGTPVHQLNETIDYNEHFKWRLGENYAAEYWEALEKGLPDPVLYLAEKFTPSSPCGLYRQYRLAGHFASAALCVPLCPLRLGSSTLTTHYGAAFWVTLATGILCLLLGVAVVSLHYSRPSALRTFLDQSVKNYGSQVKGSLPLILNNPLHKQFGALDLTTSTNL; encoded by the exons ATGACTCTGTGGAATGGCGAGCTGTCTTTCTACCCCCAACCCCGGCATGCCCCTGGCTTCAGCGTCCCATTGCTCATCGTCATTCTGGTGTTCTTGGCCTTGGCTGCCAGCTTCCTGCTCATCTTGCCTGGGATCCGTGGTCACTCG CGCTGGTTCTGGCTGGTGAGAGTTCTTCTCAGTCTGTTCATAGGCGCAGAAATTGTGG ccgTGAACTTCAGCGCACAGTGGTCAGTGGGAGGGATTAACACCAACACATCCTACAAGGCATTCAGTGCAGCACGAGTCAGCGCTCACGTTGGTCTGCACATCGGCCTGGAGGGGATTAATATCACACTCACAG GGACCCCAGTGCATCAGCTGAACGAGACCATCGACTACAACGAGCACTTCAAGTGGCGTCTGGGTGAGAACTACGCCGCGGAGTACTGGGAGGCCCTGGAGAAGGGGCTGCCCGATCCAGTTCTCTACCTGGCCGAGAAGTTCACCCCGAGCAGCCCCTGCGGGCTGTACCGCCAGTACCGCCTGGCGGGCCACTTCGCCTCCGCCGCGCTGTG CGTGCCGCTCTGCCCGCTCCGCCTCGGCTCCTCCACGCTCACCACTCACTACGGTGCCGCCTTCTGGGTCACCCTGGCCACGG GCATCCTGTGCCTCCTCCTCGGAGTGGCCGTGGTGAGTCTCCACTACTCTCGGCCCAGCGCTCTTCGCACCTTCTTGGACCAAAGTGTCAAGAACTATGGTAGCCAGGTGAAAGGGAGCTTGCCTCTCATCCTCAACAACCCACTACATAAGCAATTTGGAGCCCTGGACTTAACGACCAGTACTAACCTTTGA
- the DUOXA2 gene encoding dual oxidase maturation factor 2 isoform X1 — MTLWNGELSFYPQPRHAPGFSVPLLIVILVFLALAASFLLILPGIRGHSRWFWLVRVLLSLFIGAEIVAVNFSAQWSVGGINTNTSYKAFSAARVSAHVGLHIGLEGINITLTGTPVHQLNETIDYNEHFKWRLGENYAAEYWEALEKGLPDPVLYLAEKFTPSSPCGLYRQYRLAGHFASAALWVAFCFWLLSNALLSMPVPLHGGLALLTAGAFALFSTFAFASISSVPLCPLRLGSSTLTTHYGAAFWVTLATGILCLLLGVAVVSLHYSRPSALRTFLDQSVKNYGSQVKGSLPLILNNPLHKQFGALDLTTSTNL; from the exons ATGACTCTGTGGAATGGCGAGCTGTCTTTCTACCCCCAACCCCGGCATGCCCCTGGCTTCAGCGTCCCATTGCTCATCGTCATTCTGGTGTTCTTGGCCTTGGCTGCCAGCTTCCTGCTCATCTTGCCTGGGATCCGTGGTCACTCG CGCTGGTTCTGGCTGGTGAGAGTTCTTCTCAGTCTGTTCATAGGCGCAGAAATTGTGG ccgTGAACTTCAGCGCACAGTGGTCAGTGGGAGGGATTAACACCAACACATCCTACAAGGCATTCAGTGCAGCACGAGTCAGCGCTCACGTTGGTCTGCACATCGGCCTGGAGGGGATTAATATCACACTCACAG GGACCCCAGTGCATCAGCTGAACGAGACCATCGACTACAACGAGCACTTCAAGTGGCGTCTGGGTGAGAACTACGCCGCGGAGTACTGGGAGGCCCTGGAGAAGGGGCTGCCCGATCCAGTTCTCTACCTGGCCGAGAAGTTCACCCCGAGCAGCCCCTGCGGGCTGTACCGCCAGTACCGCCTGGCGGGCCACTTCGCCTCCGCCGCGCTGTG GGTGGCGTTCTGCTTCTGGCTCCTCTCCAACGCGCTGCTCTCCATGCCCGTCCCGCTCCACGGGGGCCTGGCGCTCCTGACCGCCGGCGCCTTCGCGCTCTTCTCTACCTTCGCCTTCGCCTCCATCTCCAGCGTGCCGCTCTGCCCGCTCCGCCTCGGCTCCTCCACGCTCACCACTCACTACGGTGCCGCCTTCTGGGTCACCCTGGCCACGG GCATCCTGTGCCTCCTCCTCGGAGTGGCCGTGGTGAGTCTCCACTACTCTCGGCCCAGCGCTCTTCGCACCTTCTTGGACCAAAGTGTCAAGAACTATGGTAGCCAGGTGAAAGGGAGCTTGCCTCTCATCCTCAACAACCCACTACATAAGCAATTTGGAGCCCTGGACTTAACGACCAGTACTAACCTTTGA